A single genomic interval of Celeribacter indicus harbors:
- the cehG gene encoding salicylyl--CoA ligase → MTTSHTTATITDPVAETTSGSEEIGFVKADHGNCSEILWQNLARNPDRTAVLSPLGTLSYAELIAEASRWGNAFVAAGLTRGERIAFFLDDTPSFPAAFFGAVRAGFVPVLLNIQTKSDVLNYFLKDSGARFALVDAALAQVFGGEALDGTELETTIVVNGAVSGAAQITAAEFLSGHSTRMEAAETGPDDMAFWMYSSGSTGRPKGIVHLHHDMAYVQQSFGAHVLRLEKDDICYSVPKAYFAYGFGNSIIFPFSIGATSLWMPGQPRPEVVLEAIETYRPTVFFGLPTLYTALARADAITHHDLSSLRQSMSAAEILSEDVYTAWKALVGHGPTEGLGSTELLHVYLSNALDDHRIGAAGARVPGYEVRLETPEGTPAQPGEEGVMFVRGHSSAPTYWNRPDKTADTMRGDWIYTGDRFIERDGYYYFQGRADELIKVSGQWVWPLEVERCLNEHPDVHECAVLAVQLADKRMALRAIVSLVAGVGAGDDQTLKLRDYVKSQLTPFKAPRLFEYVEELPKTGTGKIDRQALVETGES, encoded by the coding sequence ATGACCACCTCGCACACCACCGCCACGATCACCGATCCGGTCGCGGAGACCACCTCGGGATCGGAAGAAATCGGCTTTGTCAAAGCCGATCACGGGAATTGTTCGGAGATCCTCTGGCAGAACCTGGCGCGCAATCCCGACCGCACCGCCGTCCTCAGCCCGCTGGGAACGCTGAGCTATGCCGAATTGATCGCGGAGGCGTCCCGCTGGGGCAATGCCTTTGTCGCCGCGGGTCTCACGCGTGGCGAGCGGATCGCCTTCTTTCTCGACGACACGCCGAGCTTCCCGGCCGCCTTCTTCGGTGCGGTGCGCGCGGGTTTCGTGCCGGTCCTGCTGAACATCCAGACGAAATCCGACGTCCTCAACTATTTCCTGAAAGACAGCGGCGCACGCTTCGCGCTTGTGGATGCCGCGTTGGCCCAGGTCTTCGGCGGGGAGGCGCTCGACGGAACCGAGCTCGAGACCACGATCGTCGTCAACGGCGCGGTCTCCGGTGCGGCTCAGATCACTGCCGCTGAGTTCCTGTCCGGCCATTCCACCAGGATGGAGGCGGCGGAGACCGGCCCTGACGACATGGCGTTCTGGATGTATTCCTCGGGGTCCACGGGCCGTCCGAAGGGCATCGTCCATCTGCATCACGACATGGCCTATGTGCAACAGAGCTTCGGCGCGCATGTGCTCAGGCTCGAGAAGGACGATATCTGTTATTCGGTGCCGAAGGCCTATTTCGCCTATGGTTTCGGCAATTCCATCATCTTCCCCTTCTCCATCGGCGCCACGTCCCTCTGGATGCCGGGCCAGCCGCGTCCCGAGGTGGTGCTGGAGGCAATCGAAACCTACCGCCCGACCGTGTTCTTCGGGCTTCCGACACTCTATACGGCCCTGGCCCGCGCGGACGCGATCACCCATCATGACTTGTCCTCGCTGCGTCAGTCGATGTCGGCGGCGGAAATCCTGTCCGAGGATGTCTATACCGCGTGGAAGGCGTTGGTTGGTCATGGTCCGACCGAGGGGCTTGGCTCCACCGAGCTTTTGCACGTCTACCTGTCGAACGCGCTCGACGATCACCGGATCGGCGCGGCCGGGGCGCGGGTTCCGGGCTACGAGGTGCGCCTCGAGACGCCCGAGGGCACACCCGCCCAGCCAGGCGAGGAAGGGGTGATGTTCGTGCGCGGCCATTCTTCCGCGCCGACCTACTGGAACCGACCCGACAAGACCGCCGACACGATGCGCGGCGACTGGATCTATACCGGCGACCGCTTCATCGAGCGGGACGGGTATTACTACTTTCAGGGCCGGGCGGACGAACTGATCAAGGTGTCGGGACAATGGGTCTGGCCGCTGGAGGTGGAGCGATGTCTCAACGAGCATCCGGACGTGCACGAATGCGCCGTGCTGGCGGTGCAGCTCGCGGACAAGCGGATGGCGCTCCGGGCGATCGTCAGCCTCGTTGCGGGGGTGGGAGCCGGCGACGACCAGACGCTCAAGCTGCGCGACTATGTGAAATCGCAGTTGACTCCATTCAAGGCGCCGCGCTTGTTCGAATATGTGGAGGAACTGCCCAAGACAGGTACCGGAAAGATCGACCGGCAAGCGCTGGTCGAGACCGGGGAGTCCTGA
- the cehH gene encoding salicylyl-CoA hydroxylase encodes MSTLSKIEILGGGPGGLYTAILIRRLLPHVKLRVTEQNPEGATFGFGVVFSDRALDFLKADDPETHDLIVPHMERWQDMTLNLPSGQVTLDGVGFTAIGRLELIEILKDRARDLGVEIRFGTVVQSLDEFDADLVIGADGLNSLMRRSLEDQFRPTVEHFDNHFAWFGATIPFDTLTQTFIETDKGPLNAHHYRFAPDRSTFIVECEDATYRAYGFEEMGEEESAKLCSELFSDVLKGTQLVTNKSMWRQFPRLWCESWIAGRNVLIGDAVHTAHFSIGSGTRLAMEDAIALVHALKDHDDIGEALAAYQAERPPVARKIVDAANTSASWYESFGEKIRLEPMDFAHDYLMRSGRMTEERLRQIAPKFAADYARRNTVTG; translated from the coding sequence ATGTCCACATTGAGCAAGATCGAAATCCTCGGGGGCGGGCCCGGCGGGCTCTATACCGCTATCCTGATCCGCCGCCTGCTGCCGCATGTGAAACTGCGCGTGACGGAGCAGAATCCCGAAGGAGCGACCTTCGGCTTCGGGGTGGTGTTTTCCGACCGTGCGCTCGATTTCCTGAAAGCCGACGATCCGGAGACGCATGACCTGATCGTGCCGCATATGGAACGCTGGCAGGACATGACGCTGAACCTGCCTTCCGGTCAGGTGACGCTGGATGGCGTGGGCTTCACCGCCATCGGGCGTCTGGAGCTGATCGAGATCCTGAAGGATCGCGCCCGCGATCTCGGCGTGGAGATCCGTTTCGGCACGGTGGTGCAGTCGCTCGACGAATTCGACGCGGACCTGGTGATCGGAGCGGATGGCCTGAATTCGCTGATGCGCCGGTCGCTCGAGGATCAGTTCAGGCCGACCGTCGAGCATTTCGACAACCATTTCGCGTGGTTCGGGGCGACGATTCCGTTCGATACGCTGACCCAGACCTTCATCGAGACGGACAAGGGACCGCTGAACGCGCACCATTACCGGTTCGCCCCGGATCGCTCGACCTTCATCGTCGAATGCGAGGATGCGACCTACAGGGCCTATGGGTTCGAGGAGATGGGCGAGGAAGAGAGCGCGAAGCTGTGCAGCGAGCTGTTCAGCGATGTGCTGAAGGGCACGCAGCTCGTCACCAACAAGTCCATGTGGCGCCAGTTCCCGCGGCTTTGGTGCGAAAGCTGGATCGCCGGACGCAATGTCCTGATCGGCGACGCCGTGCACACGGCGCATTTCTCCATCGGGTCCGGCACGCGCCTCGCGATGGAGGATGCCATCGCCCTCGTTCATGCGCTCAAGGATCACGACGACATCGGCGAGGCGCTTGCGGCCTATCAGGCCGAGCGCCCGCCGGTGGCACGCAAGATCGTGGATGCCGCCAACACCTCGGCCAGTTGGTACGAGAGTTTCGGTGAGAAGATACGCCTCGAGCCGATGGATTTCGCCCATGACTACCTGATGCGCTCCGGCCGGATGACGGAGGAGAGGCTGCGGCAGATCGCACCGAAATTCGCCGCCGACTACGCACGAAGAAATACCGTAACAGGCTGA
- a CDS encoding acyl-CoA thioesterase yields the protein MPSVLTVDVTFGDCDPAGIVFYPNIFRWMDAAFQKLLRPLGGHDAVCAEFGTIGLGLADAQAQFRSTIRDGDLLEIHTSYANWSRRSVTLAYEGRVDGRIAFEGREVRCLFIRGETGIVAGDIGALRSRLEKTT from the coding sequence ATGCCCTCTGTTCTGACCGTCGACGTGACCTTCGGAGACTGCGACCCGGCCGGTATCGTCTTCTATCCAAATATCTTTCGGTGGATGGACGCCGCCTTCCAGAAACTCCTCCGGCCGCTCGGTGGCCATGACGCCGTTTGCGCGGAGTTCGGCACCATCGGTCTCGGCCTCGCCGATGCGCAGGCCCAGTTCCGCAGCACGATTCGAGACGGCGATCTTCTCGAGATCCATACCTCCTACGCGAACTGGTCGCGCAGGAGCGTCACCCTCGCCTATGAGGGCCGCGTCGATGGCCGTATCGCCTTCGAGGGGCGCGAAGTCCGCTGCCTTTTCATCCGCGGCGAAACCGGTATTGTCGCGGGGGACATCGGCGCCCTGCGCAGCAGACTGGAGAAAACGACATGA
- a CDS encoding IclR family transcriptional regulator: protein MTEEAGQGLKSLDTALGVLAFMARCDGPMTLTDIARSCAMPPSKLHRYLSSFVSAGLVKQEGRSGRYDLGPEAMQLGLASIARHDFVNTTADGLPELTLQTGMTALLAVWANDEAIVVRWQRGISPTVTSIGLGSSMPLLTSATGRVFLAYGSDIATRKARDRELRRAARKPSLLPDIPATGAGLDSLRDRIRDEGYARVDGDFIPGLVAAAAPIIDWQGEAQAVVTLVGVAPETVRPDAPEIATLLNFCRTCSVVRAPSAATGSSRRVRVAT from the coding sequence ATGACCGAAGAGGCGGGGCAGGGGTTGAAATCGCTCGATACCGCATTGGGCGTCCTGGCCTTCATGGCCCGGTGCGACGGCCCGATGACCCTCACCGACATCGCGCGCAGCTGTGCCATGCCGCCGAGCAAGCTGCACCGCTACCTGTCCTCCTTCGTCAGCGCCGGTCTGGTGAAACAGGAGGGACGGTCCGGGCGCTACGATCTCGGGCCGGAGGCGATGCAGCTTGGTCTTGCCTCCATTGCGCGGCACGATTTCGTCAACACCACCGCCGACGGACTCCCCGAGCTGACGCTCCAGACCGGCATGACCGCGCTGCTCGCGGTCTGGGCCAATGACGAAGCCATCGTGGTGCGCTGGCAACGCGGCATCTCCCCGACGGTGACGTCGATCGGGCTGGGTTCATCGATGCCGCTGCTGACCTCGGCAACCGGCCGCGTCTTCCTTGCCTACGGCTCGGACATCGCCACGCGGAAGGCGCGCGACAGGGAATTGCGCCGCGCCGCGCGCAAACCCTCCCTGCTGCCCGACATCCCCGCGACCGGCGCAGGGCTGGACAGCCTGCGCGACAGGATCCGCGACGAGGGCTATGCCCGTGTGGATGGGGATTTCATTCCCGGCCTCGTCGCCGCCGCCGCACCCATCATCGACTGGCAGGGGGAGGCGCAGGCGGTCGTGACGCTTGTCGGGGTCGCGCCGGAAACGGTCCGTCCCGACGCGCCGGAGATCGCCACCCTGCTGAACTTCTGCCGCACATGCAGCGTGGTGCGCGCACCCTCGGCGGCCACGGGTTCCTCCCGCAGGGTGCGTGTCGCGACCTGA
- a CDS encoding OmpP1/FadL family transporter, with translation MKTFTNTLAGAGFCLAGFALSPAWATNGTQLTGYGSKAQGMAGVSLAFPQDALAASNNPAGMAFVGHRLDLNAQFIMLRMEGTFGGFDNEGTGFAPVPEIGYNRPLGDQWTIGVSTASGGGAAKYDDQLYTGGPDETKGLYTSTIILPTVTYKPAPDLAFGASLAVGVHVLDLDNLPGVGDHGLEAAAGVGLRAGVLWKPTDTVSVGAMYGSKIDMGELSGYSEDILAPVDGKIDLPEQWGIGVAVELSDRLTLAGDYLRINWSDTQFSDLFGFRSQNVYRVGLSYELRSDLTLRGGVAVADRHFDTDFVNNLPLLPAIDANVVSAGFTKDLGNGRELTGGIEYDFDSRAIGTGPSDGAEMDTDFLIVSIGYGWRF, from the coding sequence ATGAAGACCTTTACCAACACGCTTGCGGGCGCGGGGTTTTGTCTTGCCGGTTTCGCGCTCAGCCCCGCCTGGGCCACGAACGGCACGCAACTCACCGGCTACGGCAGCAAGGCACAAGGCATGGCCGGCGTTTCGCTGGCATTTCCGCAGGATGCGCTCGCCGCGTCGAACAACCCCGCCGGGATGGCCTTCGTCGGTCACCGGCTCGATCTGAACGCGCAGTTCATCATGCTGCGGATGGAAGGCACTTTCGGAGGCTTCGACAACGAGGGGACCGGTTTCGCCCCGGTGCCGGAGATCGGGTACAACCGCCCGCTCGGGGATCAGTGGACCATCGGCGTCTCGACCGCTTCGGGCGGCGGGGCGGCGAAATACGACGATCAACTCTACACGGGTGGGCCGGACGAGACCAAGGGTCTCTACACCTCCACGATCATCCTACCCACCGTCACCTACAAACCCGCGCCGGATCTTGCCTTCGGCGCGTCGCTGGCGGTCGGAGTCCATGTCCTCGATCTCGACAACCTGCCGGGCGTCGGGGATCACGGGCTGGAAGCCGCGGCCGGTGTCGGCCTGCGGGCGGGCGTCCTGTGGAAGCCGACCGATACCGTGAGCGTCGGCGCGATGTATGGGAGCAAGATCGACATGGGCGAATTGTCGGGCTATTCGGAGGATATCCTCGCCCCCGTGGATGGGAAGATCGACCTCCCCGAGCAATGGGGGATCGGCGTCGCGGTGGAGCTGAGCGACAGGCTCACGCTGGCGGGCGACTATCTCAGGATCAACTGGAGCGACACGCAGTTCAGCGATCTGTTCGGGTTCCGCAGCCAGAACGTCTATCGCGTCGGCCTGTCCTACGAACTGCGCTCCGACCTGACGCTGCGCGGGGGCGTGGCGGTTGCGGACCGGCATTTCGATACGGATTTCGTCAACAACCTGCCGCTTTTGCCCGCCATCGACGCGAACGTCGTTTCGGCGGGTTTCACCAAGGATCTTGGAAACGGCCGGGAGCTGACCGGCGGGATCGAGTATGATTTCGACAGCCGCGCCATCGGCACCGGGCCCAGCGACGGCGCGGAAATGGACACGGATTTCCTCATCGTGTCCATCGGCTACGGGTGGAGGTTCTGA
- a CDS encoding flavin reductase family protein, which produces MMTKDQFRNALSGFPSGVTIVTTTDAERGWCGFTASSFCSVSAEPPLVLVCLADTAECHAAFLAARRWNIHIVDEAHTGLATRFASRGADKFAGNAFEADAHGIPRLRNAFVTLQCRRHEIHASGDHAILVGEVVDVDMTDSAPVFYYRRAFHPVEKAGEPTS; this is translated from the coding sequence ATGATGACAAAGGACCAGTTCCGCAACGCCCTCTCGGGTTTTCCCAGCGGCGTCACAATCGTCACCACCACGGATGCGGAGCGAGGATGGTGCGGCTTTACCGCCAGTTCCTTCTGTTCGGTCTCGGCAGAGCCGCCGCTGGTGCTCGTCTGCCTCGCCGATACCGCGGAATGCCATGCGGCCTTCCTGGCCGCCCGCCGCTGGAACATCCATATCGTCGACGAGGCGCATACCGGGCTCGCGACGCGTTTTGCCAGCCGCGGCGCCGACAAGTTCGCGGGCAATGCGTTCGAGGCCGACGCACATGGAATCCCGCGGCTGCGCAACGCCTTCGTCACCCTGCAATGCCGACGCCACGAGATCCACGCGAGCGGCGATCACGCCATTCTCGTCGGGGAGGTGGTCGATGTGGACATGACCGACAGCGCGCCGGTTTTCTATTATCGCCGCGCCTTTCACCCGGTGGAAAAGGCGGGGGAGCCGACCTCCTGA
- a CDS encoding TetR/AcrR family transcriptional regulator, with amino-acid sequence MSDQGADGKRDQNTRATQIGDAAIEVLAAHGSRGLTHRAVDRHLDWPEGTTSRYFRTRDALMTAVVQRLIDVEVAHISSWQKQATVGEAMSRTRIVEVLAKAFRDWIAGDTRQIARYELSLEGLRRPAVHEAILTGRRKLNGIVEQALRAADFPNPPMQATLIVSGLDGLCHDHLLHPEIAVDPDEVEGILLRWLDAEHGAPESASAPDT; translated from the coding sequence ATGTCGGACCAGGGCGCAGACGGAAAGCGCGATCAGAACACCCGCGCGACGCAGATCGGAGATGCGGCGATCGAGGTCCTGGCGGCGCATGGCAGCCGCGGGTTGACCCATCGCGCGGTGGACCGCCATCTCGATTGGCCGGAAGGCACCACGAGCCGCTATTTCCGCACCCGCGACGCCCTCATGACCGCCGTCGTGCAGCGGCTGATCGACGTCGAGGTGGCGCATATTTCGTCTTGGCAGAAACAAGCCACCGTCGGGGAAGCGATGAGCCGGACGAGGATCGTCGAGGTGCTGGCCAAGGCCTTTCGCGACTGGATCGCCGGCGATACGCGGCAGATCGCGCGTTACGAGCTCTCGCTCGAGGGGCTGCGGCGCCCCGCCGTTCACGAGGCGATCCTGACCGGACGGCGGAAGCTTAACGGCATCGTGGAGCAGGCGCTCCGCGCCGCAGATTTCCCGAATCCGCCGATGCAGGCAACGCTGATCGTGTCCGGGCTCGATGGTCTGTGCCATGATCATCTCCTGCATCCCGAGATCGCCGTGGACCCTGACGAGGTCGAAGGAATCCTGCTGCGCTGGCTGGACGCCGAGCACGGCGCACCCGAAAGCGCATCGGCACCGGACACCTGA
- a CDS encoding acyl-CoA dehydrogenase family protein, whose amino-acid sequence MNQQITDGVGTMELVQRAAEAAPAVAEHAQETLALKRPADAAIAAIVEAGLPHMTLPTLRGGSQAATTTQLEAYAAIAEADASTSWVACIYNAVGHMICGFGDQALDEFLESEKPYAAGIFAPTGKGRRAEGGYMVSGKYAFASGQHHAGWIFVPMMPEEGGPPIACLIPKEAFEVQDDWHVSGFIGTGSNAVVLGETFVPDHRTIPFMDIVNGNYRESALSGDPYYRQPFVPIMCAVSTGTPLGLARRALKLFRERIATRGITYTSYSKQAEAPITHLQLSEAQAKLDQAEFHAYRLTRTVDQHMTTGAAWDMESRVRCRSDIAWTIRLAREVCEIVEQGSGASAIHLKDAMPAILRDIRTISVHSFLLFNTNAELYGRVLAGMEPDIPFV is encoded by the coding sequence ATGAATCAGCAAATAACCGACGGTGTCGGAACGATGGAGCTTGTCCAGCGTGCAGCCGAAGCGGCTCCGGCAGTTGCCGAACACGCGCAGGAAACGCTCGCCCTGAAGCGGCCCGCCGACGCGGCCATCGCGGCCATCGTCGAGGCAGGTCTGCCGCATATGACCCTGCCGACCTTGCGCGGCGGCAGCCAGGCCGCGACCACGACCCAACTCGAGGCCTATGCCGCGATTGCCGAGGCGGATGCGTCTACGTCCTGGGTGGCGTGTATCTACAACGCTGTCGGGCACATGATCTGCGGCTTCGGCGATCAGGCGCTCGACGAGTTTCTCGAAAGCGAAAAGCCCTACGCGGCGGGCATCTTCGCCCCCACGGGAAAGGGGCGCCGCGCGGAGGGTGGCTACATGGTGTCGGGCAAGTACGCCTTTGCCTCCGGTCAGCATCACGCGGGCTGGATCTTTGTCCCGATGATGCCGGAGGAAGGCGGCCCGCCGATCGCCTGCCTGATCCCGAAAGAGGCCTTCGAGGTGCAGGACGACTGGCATGTGTCGGGCTTCATCGGCACCGGGTCGAATGCCGTGGTGCTCGGCGAAACCTTTGTGCCCGATCACCGCACGATTCCCTTCATGGATATCGTGAACGGCAATTATCGCGAGTCCGCGCTCTCCGGCGATCCCTATTACAGACAGCCCTTCGTGCCGATCATGTGTGCCGTGTCCACCGGCACGCCGCTCGGGCTCGCCCGGCGGGCGCTGAAGCTGTTCCGGGAACGGATTGCCACGCGCGGCATCACCTATACCAGCTATTCCAAACAGGCTGAGGCGCCGATCACCCATCTGCAACTCTCCGAGGCGCAGGCGAAACTCGACCAGGCCGAATTCCACGCCTATCGCCTTACCCGCACCGTGGACCAGCACATGACCACGGGCGCGGCATGGGACATGGAATCGCGCGTGCGCTGCCGGTCGGATATCGCCTGGACGATCAGGCTGGCGCGCGAGGTCTGCGAGATCGTCGAACAGGGATCGGGGGCGAGTGCTATCCACCTGAAGGACGCGATGCCCGCGATCCTGCGCGATATCCGCACGATCTCGGTGCATTCCTTCCTGTTGTTCAACACCAATGCCGAACTCTACGGCCGCGTGCTGGCGGGGATGGAGCCGGATATCCCCTTCGTCTGA
- a CDS encoding ActR/PrrA/RegA family redox response regulator transcription factor codes for MSEEETLNLGEDLSLLLVDDDEPFLRRLARAMEKRGFQVETAETVAAGKAIATARPPAYAVVDLRLEDGNGLDVVEVLREKRPDSRIVVLTGYGAIATAVAAVKIGATDYLSKPADANDIVNALLARGDELPPPPENPMSADRVRWEHIQRVYELCDRNVSETARRLNMHRRTLQRILAKRSPR; via the coding sequence ATGTCCGAGGAGGAAACGCTGAATCTGGGCGAGGATCTCTCGCTGCTTCTGGTCGATGACGACGAGCCGTTTCTGCGCCGTCTGGCCCGCGCGATGGAAAAGCGCGGCTTCCAGGTGGAAACGGCCGAGACCGTCGCGGCCGGCAAGGCCATTGCCACCGCCCGTCCACCGGCCTATGCGGTGGTCGATCTGCGGCTCGAGGACGGCAACGGCCTCGATGTGGTGGAAGTCCTGCGGGAGAAGCGCCCCGACAGCCGTATCGTCGTGCTCACCGGCTACGGCGCCATCGCCACCGCCGTCGCGGCGGTGAAGATCGGCGCGACCGATTACCTGTCGAAGCCTGCGGATGCCAATGACATCGTCAATGCGCTTCTCGCGCGCGGCGACGAACTCCCGCCCCCGCCCGAAAATCCGATGTCGGCCGACCGCGTGCGCTGGGAGCATATCCAGCGCGTCTATGAGCTGTGCGACCGCAATGTGTCGGAAACGGCACGGCGCCTGAACATGCACCGCCGGACGCTGCAACGCATCCTCGCCAAACGCTCTCCGCGCTGA
- a CDS encoding SCO family protein, which yields MSTKTLALAAGVAVAALLAATAWYALRPGQEEDRFAQCRGSAVSGGAGAIGGPFELVNEDGQTVTDSEVFTKPTILYFGYTFCPDVCPLDSMRNADAQRLLEERGYEVQTAFITVDPERDTPEVVKEFTDVFHEDMIGLTGSPEQVKAASQAYKTYYKKQEGDSDYYLVDHSTFSYLVFPEVGFVDFFRREDTPEQMADRIACFADAAG from the coding sequence ATGTCGACGAAAACGCTTGCCCTTGCCGCCGGTGTTGCGGTTGCCGCCCTCCTGGCCGCAACGGCATGGTACGCCCTGCGTCCCGGCCAGGAGGAGGATCGCTTCGCGCAATGCCGCGGGTCTGCTGTCAGCGGCGGGGCCGGGGCGATCGGCGGACCCTTCGAGCTCGTGAACGAGGACGGTCAGACCGTGACCGACAGTGAGGTCTTCACAAAGCCGACGATCCTCTATTTCGGGTATACGTTCTGCCCCGATGTCTGCCCGCTCGACAGCATGCGCAATGCCGATGCGCAACGTCTGCTCGAGGAGCGGGGCTATGAGGTGCAGACCGCGTTCATCACCGTCGATCCCGAGCGGGACACACCCGAGGTGGTGAAGGAATTCACCGACGTGTTCCACGAGGACATGATCGGTCTGACGGGATCGCCCGAGCAGGTGAAGGCCGCCTCCCAGGCCTACAAGACTTATTACAAGAAGCAGGAGGGTGATTCCGACTATTATCTCGTGGATCATTCTACCTTCAGCTATCTCGTCTTCCCCGAAGTCGGTTTCGTCGACTTTTTCCGGCGCGAGGATACGCCCGAGCAGATGGCCGATCGCATCGCCTGTTTCGCGGACGCCGCAGGGTAA
- the regB gene encoding sensor histidine kinase RegB, protein MRLRTLNMVRWIAIAGQVVTLAVAVLAFGLEFAPGGFALVIGASLILNIVTTVVFPENTRLTERGATLMLLFDICQLSALLYLSGGLNNPFALLILAPVSISASALRPKSSVLIGGAAIALVTLLSLYHVPLVTGSGTVLSIPSIFLFGQWAGIVIGVVFLGVFSWRVASEIHTMSEALLATQMALTREQKLTDLGGVVAAAAHELGTPLATIKLVSGELVDDLRDFPAMKEDAQLISEQADRCRDILRSMGQAGKDDLHMHFVPLQTVVEEAAHPHMERGKSVVVDVQDETSEGEQPYVYRRPEIIHGLRNLVQNAVDFAETTVWIDVSWTRRKIVVRIIDDGTGFPASVIGRIGDPFVRKRRNEQDISKRPGYEGMGLGLFIAKTLLERTGAEISFANGTERHDMSPHTGHRSGAIVELSWPRERIGVPEGEQKRALGKNTPFTA, encoded by the coding sequence GTGCGCCTGCGCACCCTGAACATGGTGCGCTGGATCGCCATTGCGGGGCAGGTGGTGACGCTCGCCGTTGCCGTGCTGGCCTTCGGGCTGGAATTCGCGCCGGGCGGCTTCGCCCTCGTGATCGGCGCCTCGCTCATCCTGAACATCGTCACCACCGTCGTCTTTCCGGAAAACACCCGCCTGACCGAACGCGGCGCGACGCTCATGCTGCTCTTCGACATCTGCCAGCTCTCGGCACTGCTCTACCTGTCGGGCGGGCTGAACAACCCCTTCGCGCTTCTGATCCTCGCGCCGGTGTCGATCTCGGCCTCGGCCCTGCGTCCCAAATCCTCCGTTCTCATCGGCGGGGCCGCCATCGCGCTGGTCACGCTCCTGTCGCTCTACCACGTTCCGCTCGTCACCGGCAGCGGCACGGTCCTGTCCATCCCCTCGATCTTCCTGTTCGGGCAATGGGCGGGCATCGTGATCGGCGTCGTCTTTCTCGGCGTCTTTTCCTGGCGCGTCGCCTCGGAGATCCACACGATGTCCGAGGCCCTGCTCGCCACCCAGATGGCCCTCACGCGGGAGCAGAAGCTCACCGACCTGGGCGGCGTCGTCGCCGCGGCTGCCCATGAACTCGGCACGCCACTCGCAACGATCAAGCTCGTCTCCGGCGAACTCGTGGACGATCTGCGCGACTTTCCCGCGATGAAGGAGGATGCCCAGCTCATCAGCGAACAGGCCGATCGGTGCCGCGATATCCTGCGCTCCATGGGACAAGCCGGAAAGGACGATCTGCACATGCATTTCGTCCCGCTTCAGACGGTGGTCGAAGAGGCCGCGCACCCGCATATGGAACGCGGCAAGAGCGTGGTCGTGGACGTGCAGGACGAGACCTCCGAGGGTGAACAGCCCTATGTCTACCGCCGTCCCGAGATCATCCACGGCCTGCGCAACCTCGTCCAGAACGCCGTCGATTTCGCCGAGACGACCGTCTGGATCGACGTGAGCTGGACCCGTCGGAAGATCGTGGTGCGGATCATTGACGACGGGACGGGCTTTCCGGCCTCGGTGATCGGGCGCATCGGCGATCCCTTCGTCCGCAAGCGCCGCAATGAACAGGATATTTCGAAACGACCGGGATACGAGGGCATGGGACTCGGCCTCTTCATCGCCAAGACCCTGCTCGAACGCACCGGGGCCGAGATTTCTTTTGCCAATGGCACGGAGCGCCATGACATGTCCCCGCATACCGGGCACCGCTCGGGCGCCATCGTGGAACTGAGCTGGCCGCGCGAGCGGATCGGCGTGCCCGAGGGCGAACAGAAGAGGGCGCTTGGCAAGAACACCCCCTTCACCGCGTGA